The Formosa sp. Hel1_33_131 genome window below encodes:
- a CDS encoding WD40/YVTN/BNR-like repeat-containing protein, with protein MRTILSILLLMFSFNGFAQEFSMELLKNKTPRNIGPGGMSGRVTSIDVVHSNPDIMYAGTASGGLWKSTSGGIKWAPIFEDEATASIGAVAVQQSNPSVIWVGTGEGNPRNSLNGGYGIYKSLDGGKNWMLMGLEKTRHIHRVIIDPTNPNTVYAAAIGSPWGEHPERGVYKTTDGGKTWNKILYTNQKSGAADLVMDPQNPNKLIAAMWEHKRDPWFFNSGGEGSGLYSTYDGGDTWKKISSEDGLPEGNLGRIGIAIAPSKPDVIYALIEAKKNALYKSTDGGVNWKMVSDNMDEIGNRPFYYADIYVDSQNENRLFSIFTYVNVSEDGGKSFKQLMPAYGVDNGIHPDHHAWWIHPTNGDFMIDGNDGGMNITKDGGDSWRFIGNLPVAQFYHINIDNEFPYNVYGGMQDNGSWRGPAYVWRAQGIRNSYWQEISFGDGFDVIPDKDDSQFGWTMSQEGYVSRYDWKTGNNYIVRPTHPDADVTLRFNWNAAINIDPNSNNTLYFGSQFVHKSTDKGETWQIISPDLTTNDPDKLKQHESGGLTMDATGAENHCTILVIEPSEVEANMLWVSTDDGRVHYTQDGGTQWTEVTKNIKGLPKGSWVPQIKASKTNKGEALLVANDYRRFNYTPYVYRTTNYGKNWERIVDATDVTSYALSIVEDEEEPNLLFLGTDDGLYISIDHGTKWTKWTEGFPTVSVKDLIIHPREHDLVIGTFGRAAWVLDDIRPLRAIAKDQNVLQKTVHLFDPPTAYQAAYQQPTGSRFGGDALFNGENRDSGAQFSYYLTVQEKDSKADEEENDDENEEEEEMTTKVKWDSLQLQLFDGERLIRTLKQKAPKESGMHTWKWNMDEKGVEWPSKIISKSKREPSGVQVLPSSYRAVVSYGDQISETVIEVQSDPRIPYDVEATQDVYNTMKALEHQQEMTGNAVKQLVESKNIVSEFSDKLNKKDKKINKEALKNCKEITKKLDTILALYFGKDDKRQGITSDPVVSVTERIGTASYYISTRQHGITDTEHSLVKQAKTAIDSALKTTNSFFEAEWLTFQTEMEAKDLSPFKTIETFKLKN; from the coding sequence ATGAGAACTATACTATCAATCTTACTATTAATGTTCAGTTTTAATGGGTTCGCACAAGAATTTTCCATGGAACTTCTTAAAAACAAAACCCCTCGAAACATAGGGCCTGGCGGCATGTCGGGACGGGTCACTTCTATTGATGTGGTGCATTCCAATCCTGATATCATGTATGCAGGTACCGCTTCTGGTGGCTTGTGGAAATCCACTTCGGGAGGTATTAAATGGGCACCCATTTTTGAAGACGAAGCGACTGCTTCTATTGGCGCTGTTGCCGTTCAACAATCCAATCCAAGTGTCATTTGGGTAGGAACTGGCGAAGGCAATCCCCGTAACAGTTTGAACGGCGGTTATGGCATCTATAAATCCTTAGATGGTGGTAAAAATTGGATGTTGATGGGCTTAGAAAAAACCCGACATATTCATCGTGTTATTATTGACCCTACAAATCCGAATACGGTGTATGCAGCAGCCATTGGATCGCCTTGGGGAGAGCACCCAGAACGAGGGGTGTATAAAACCACCGATGGCGGAAAAACATGGAATAAAATATTATATACAAATCAAAAAAGTGGTGCAGCGGATTTGGTGATGGACCCTCAAAACCCTAATAAATTAATCGCAGCCATGTGGGAACACAAACGCGATCCTTGGTTTTTTAATTCTGGTGGCGAAGGCTCTGGACTGTACAGCACTTACGATGGTGGCGACACATGGAAAAAAATAAGTTCTGAAGATGGATTGCCCGAAGGGAATTTAGGACGCATTGGCATCGCAATTGCTCCTAGCAAACCCGATGTTATTTATGCGCTGATCGAGGCCAAAAAGAATGCTTTATACAAAAGTACCGATGGTGGTGTCAACTGGAAAATGGTCAGTGATAACATGGACGAAATCGGAAATCGCCCTTTTTATTATGCAGATATTTATGTCGATTCTCAAAATGAAAATCGGTTGTTTTCAATTTTCACCTACGTCAATGTAAGTGAAGATGGCGGAAAAAGTTTCAAACAACTCATGCCAGCTTACGGCGTAGATAATGGCATTCACCCCGATCATCATGCGTGGTGGATACATCCCACAAATGGTGATTTTATGATAGATGGAAACGATGGCGGTATGAACATCACCAAAGATGGTGGCGACAGCTGGCGTTTTATCGGAAATTTACCCGTCGCACAATTTTACCATATCAATATAGATAATGAATTTCCTTACAATGTGTATGGAGGCATGCAAGACAACGGTTCTTGGAGAGGTCCCGCCTATGTATGGCGTGCGCAGGGCATCAGAAATTCGTATTGGCAAGAAATAAGTTTTGGGGATGGATTTGACGTGATCCCCGATAAGGACGATTCTCAATTTGGATGGACCATGAGTCAAGAAGGCTATGTAAGTCGTTACGACTGGAAAACAGGGAATAATTACATTGTACGACCCACACACCCAGATGCAGATGTCACCCTTCGGTTCAATTGGAATGCAGCGATTAATATAGATCCCAACTCAAATAATACTTTATACTTTGGAAGTCAGTTTGTGCATAAATCAACCGATAAGGGTGAGACATGGCAAATTATTTCTCCCGATTTAACCACCAATGATCCCGATAAATTAAAACAACACGAAAGCGGCGGATTGACCATGGATGCGACAGGTGCTGAAAATCATTGTACCATCTTAGTCATCGAGCCTTCAGAAGTGGAAGCAAACATGCTTTGGGTAAGTACCGATGATGGTCGTGTGCACTATACACAAGATGGAGGCACCCAATGGACTGAGGTCACTAAAAACATTAAAGGCTTGCCAAAAGGGAGCTGGGTTCCACAAATCAAAGCATCTAAAACAAATAAGGGCGAAGCACTTTTAGTTGCCAATGATTACAGACGCTTTAATTATACGCCCTATGTCTATCGCACTACAAACTATGGAAAAAATTGGGAACGCATTGTCGATGCTACAGATGTAACCAGTTATGCATTATCCATTGTAGAAGATGAGGAAGAACCGAATCTATTGTTTTTAGGAACTGATGATGGTCTTTATATTTCTATCGACCACGGCACCAAATGGACCAAATGGACCGAAGGATTCCCAACCGTTTCGGTAAAAGATTTAATAATTCACCCCCGTGAGCATGACTTAGTCATTGGAACTTTTGGACGAGCGGCTTGGGTATTGGACGACATTCGCCCGTTGAGAGCCATCGCGAAAGATCAAAATGTACTTCAAAAAACAGTGCATTTGTTTGATCCACCTACCGCCTACCAAGCGGCGTATCAACAACCCACGGGAAGTCGATTTGGCGGGGATGCCTTGTTTAATGGTGAAAACCGAGACAGTGGCGCACAGTTTTCATATTATTTAACCGTGCAAGAAAAAGATTCAAAAGCGGATGAGGAAGAAAATGATGATGAGAATGAAGAGGAAGAAGAAATGACGACAAAAGTCAAATGGGATTCTTTACAGCTTCAACTATTTGATGGGGAACGGCTTATTAGAACCCTCAAACAGAAAGCTCCTAAAGAAAGTGGAATGCATACTTGGAAATGGAACATGGACGAAAAAGGCGTCGAATGGCCATCTAAAATAATAAGTAAATCAAAACGAGAACCTTCTGGAGTCCAAGTTCTCCCTAGCTCCTACCGTGCGGTGGTCAGTTATGGCGATCAAATTTCGGAAACTGTTATTGAAGTTCAGAGCGACCCTCGAATTCCCTACGATGTAGAAGCAACTCAAGATGTATATAATACGATGAAAGCTTTAGAACATCAGCAAGAAATGACGGGCAATGCCGTCAAACAACTGGTAGAAAGTAAAAACATCGTTTCTGAGTTTTCAGATAAACTGAACAAAAAAGACAAAAAAATAAATAAAGAGGCTCTAAAAAATTGCAAAGAAATCACCAAAAAATTAGATACTATTTTGGCCCTCTATTTTGGGAAAGACGATAAACGTCAAGGGATTACAAGTGACCCTGTGGTTTCTGTGACAGAGCGCATTGGGACGGCTTCGTATTATATCAGCACACGTCAGCATGGAATCACAGATACGGAACACAGCCTTGTGAAACAAGCAAAAACAGCTATTGATAGTGCCTTAAAAACCACGAACAGCTTTTTTGAAGCTGAATGGCTCACATTTCAAACTGAAATGGAAGCCAAGGATCTGTCTCCATTTAAGACGATAGAAACATTTAAACTAAAAAATTAA
- a CDS encoding M1 family metallopeptidase, translating into MKTKSLFLIPILLLSMLINGQSLKSDSETFTRQDSLRGSITPERVWWDLNYYHLDISVHPETKSIEGKNTIQYTILEPYQTLQIDLQPPMKLTKAVQDGEELVVVTEGNAHFISLKKPQTAIGSQEEIEVFYEGKPRVAVRAPWDGGISWKKDSNGNDFIASSCQGLGASVWWPNKDHMYDEVDSMKISVNVPKHLMDVSNGRLESIEEHDDNTTTYNWVVTNPINNYGVNINIGDYVHFSEIYEGEKGPLDMDYYVLRDHLEKAKKQFKDAPKMMKAFEHWFGPYPFYEDSFKLVEVPYLGMEHQSSVTYGNEFKQGYLGRDLSGTGWGLKFDFIIIHESGHEWFANNITYKDAADMWVHEGFTAYSENLFLDYHYGTEASADYVIGTRANIRNDKPIIGTYDVNSEGSSDMYYKGSNLLHTLRQLVNDDEKWRQLLRGLNETFYHQTVTTQEIETYMSEFSGLNLTAFFNQYLRDVRVPTLEYSIKDNELSYRWINIVDGFQMPIEVEINEEKQWLYPTADWKKMEINSTKINIDRNFYIDHKQLN; encoded by the coding sequence ATGAAAACCAAATCTCTATTTTTAATCCCAATTTTGCTTTTAAGCATGTTGATTAATGGACAAAGTTTAAAATCAGACTCAGAGACCTTTACACGTCAAGACTCTCTAAGGGGTAGCATTACTCCAGAACGTGTATGGTGGGATTTGAATTATTACCATTTAGATATTTCAGTCCATCCTGAAACGAAATCCATCGAAGGGAAAAATACCATTCAGTACACAATTCTTGAACCCTATCAAACACTTCAAATTGATTTACAGCCGCCTATGAAACTGACGAAAGCAGTTCAAGATGGAGAAGAATTAGTGGTCGTAACGGAAGGCAACGCTCATTTTATCTCCTTAAAAAAACCACAGACTGCCATTGGATCTCAGGAAGAAATTGAGGTCTTTTACGAAGGTAAACCAAGGGTAGCCGTCCGAGCGCCTTGGGATGGTGGCATCTCATGGAAAAAAGATTCTAACGGTAATGATTTTATAGCCTCTTCCTGTCAAGGCTTAGGCGCCAGTGTATGGTGGCCTAATAAAGACCATATGTACGATGAAGTGGACAGCATGAAAATTAGTGTGAATGTTCCAAAACACTTGATGGACGTTTCTAATGGACGGCTAGAATCAATTGAAGAACACGACGACAATACCACCACCTACAATTGGGTCGTAACAAACCCCATTAACAACTATGGTGTGAACATCAATATTGGGGATTATGTACATTTCTCTGAAATTTATGAAGGCGAAAAAGGCCCTCTAGACATGGACTATTATGTTTTAAGAGACCATCTAGAAAAAGCTAAAAAACAATTCAAAGATGCTCCAAAAATGATGAAAGCCTTTGAACATTGGTTTGGACCCTACCCTTTTTATGAAGACAGTTTCAAATTAGTGGAAGTGCCGTATTTAGGAATGGAACACCAAAGTTCTGTCACCTATGGAAATGAATTCAAACAAGGTTATTTGGGAAGGGATTTATCAGGAACCGGTTGGGGATTGAAATTTGATTTTATTATCATCCACGAATCGGGGCATGAGTGGTTTGCAAATAACATTACGTATAAAGATGCAGCGGACATGTGGGTTCACGAAGGGTTTACGGCCTATTCAGAAAATCTGTTTTTAGATTATCATTACGGAACAGAAGCTTCTGCAGACTATGTGATTGGAACCCGAGCGAACATTCGAAATGACAAACCGATCATTGGGACCTATGATGTGAATTCTGAAGGCTCATCTGATATGTATTACAAAGGCTCCAATCTGCTCCACACACTACGCCAACTCGTAAATGATGATGAAAAATGGCGACAATTGTTAAGAGGATTGAACGAAACATTCTACCATCAAACCGTCACCACTCAAGAGATTGAAACCTATATGAGTGAATTTTCAGGTTTAAATTTAACCGCCTTTTTCAATCAATACCTTCGGGATGTTCGAGTTCCGACTTTAGAGTATTCTATAAAAGATAATGAATTGAGCTATCGCTGGATCAATATTGTAGATGGGTTTCAAATGCCTATTGAAGTAGAAATCAATGAAGAAAAACAATGGCTCTACCCTACTGCCGATTGGAAAAAAATGGAAATCAATTCTACAAAAATCAACATCGATAGAAACTTTTATATCGATCACAAACAACTAAACTAA